In one Podarcis muralis chromosome 7, rPodMur119.hap1.1, whole genome shotgun sequence genomic region, the following are encoded:
- the LOC144328310 gene encoding uncharacterized protein LOC144328310: MPTARVPPQQNSTSLTEEQLRKDVAAGRIPSSGGRVRRATQVQEAQLRRDAEIWEMLSRWQASSRRAPPPPKEKEEGAPKPPPAGLRTPSAAQAAHLGPPRSLARAPLLPASLAAAPGSQPQGQGIPGGRSSDSSSNLLSSSQYRLRVSEAKKVPTSRAEWAANGALAWRGV, encoded by the exons ATGCCCACTGCCCGTGTCCCACCCCAGCAGAACTCCACATCCCTCACAGAGGAGCAGCTGAGGAAGGACGTGGCAGCTGGCAGGATCCCCAGCTCTGGCGGCCGGGTCCGGCGAGCCACCCAG GTGCAGGAAGCCCAGTTGAGACGCGATGCTGAAATCTGGGAGATGCTGTCCCGCTGGCAGGCCTCCTCCCGCAGGGCACCCCCTCctcccaaggagaaggaggagggcgcCCCCAAACCCCCTCCAGCAGGACTGCGGACCCCCTCAGCTGCCCAGGCAGCCCACCTTGGCCCTCCTCGCTCCTTGGCCAGGGCTCCTCTGCTCCCCgcttctcttgctgctgctcccgGCTCCCAG CCCCAGGGACAAGGAATCCCCGGCGGAAGGTCTTCAGACTCCTCCAGCAACCTGCTCTCTTCCTCCCAGTACCGCCTCAGGGTGTCTGAGGCCAAAAAGGTacccacaagcagggcagagTGGGCAGCGAATGGAGCTTTGGCATGGAGAGGTGTGTGA